Proteins from one Ipomoea triloba cultivar NCNSP0323 chromosome 1, ASM357664v1 genomic window:
- the LOC116020384 gene encoding uncharacterized protein LOC116020384 isoform X1: MATSSNRSLSPVPLRPHRRSFSGSPSPNPFPLTNPRRSFNPITPANSPADSGRRGFPVKEEDFAEKENERAAKLPSPAKGSKNFMSPTISAASKICASPKKKVLVDRNEPVRSSITLCDGKATFFSSISSESTEYSKPKPEITGILDHKEDVLPVTKALKRVKFAEVPLYCENVSDSLSETVVTDSDCFTAETSLKNISSCSTLSSPSTNIAPLDADPSPSPYDPKTNYLSPRPQFLHYRPNPRIDVLRSLDKGGDMGEPKLLDESFMSEIVSENSDSESQMEDSQKESEDSSSSEAEVVVESAVEETEVVEEPKFSEEEVVVVKSLEEEVVLEPEIDETEGVEELDSEVALPVSMPGTDEMAEEIPDVRKETKRRFYIHSKLFYTIFLVMIACLSISVTDSPILNGYGVKDLKLTNISYLGSQISVLFQSTLNDQLKGSSGFSPVQFVDITADLEGGSKWELEEDREFEELEEDDELDNDIEPEKMVEKVEEDEVDEDVESDVEGSEEEDDENPGFGDSSEMEFGEKLEFEIEVKEDNAKAEEAEFELENEVEEDVGSAEAYEGEVYSDFGANMEMESKESFVLEVEDGQNQKQELMASRYDSVKADDLVAAASKDFDIKTEAATPTDIQPEVVEVVKFQGDDNANPHTELETALLDANLESKIDDFRVEKPSTSEMLASTIQQRSSTILGISSFLLGAVAVAAFVFLKQKNNPADPCLPKNLVSSASAKHIVEEKQSSKDWEPEADVVAESCPSEMSSFEVSTSHSRKDAAMKTSRAQKQERKPSKSSSSRRESVAASSDYSLGSPSPSYGSFTTYERIPIKHRSGGGEEIITPVRRSSRIRSSSQV; encoded by the exons ATGGCTACCTCCTCCAATAGATCTCTGTCCCCGGTGCCGTTAAGGCCACACAGAAGAAGTTTCAGTGGCAGCCCTTCTCCCAACCCTTTTCCGCTCACGAACCCTAGGCGAAGCTTCAACCCCATCACGCCCGCTAATAGCCCTGCAG ATTCTGGAAGGAGGGGTTTTCCGGTGAAAGAGGAGGATTTCGCGGAGAAAGAAAACGAAAGAGCGGCGAAACTCCCGTCACCGGCGAAGGGCTCCAAGAATTTCATGTCGCCGACGATTTCCGCCGCTTCCAAGATCTGCGCATCGCCCAAGAAGAAGGTCTTGGTGGACAGAAATGAGCCTGTTCGGTCTTCAATCACGTTGTGTGACGGTAAAGCTACGTTCTTTTCATCGATTTCTTCAGAATCTACGGAATATTCGAAGCCAAAGCCCGAGATTACGGGCATTCTGGACCATAAGGAGGATGTTCTTCCAGTTACAAAAGCCTTGAAAAGGGTAAAATTTGCTGAGGTACCTTTATATTGTGAAAATGTTTCTGATTCATTATCCGAGACAGTAGTAACAGACTCCGATTGTTTCACTGCTGAAACATCCTTAAAGAACATAAGTTCTTGTTCCACTTTGTCTTCTCCTAGTACTAATATAGCTCCACTTGATGCTGATCCATCTCCCAGCCCTTATGATCCCAAGACTAATTACCTTTCTCCTAGGCCTCAGTTTCTTCACTACAGACCAAATCCAAGAATTGATGTTCTTAGAAGTTTGGATAAGGGTGGTGATATGGGGGAGCCTAAGCTGCTAGATGAGAGTTTTATGTCTGAAATTGTGTCTGAGAACTCTGACTCTGAGTCTCAGATGGAAGATTCTCAGAAGGAATCTGaggattcttcttcttcagagGCAGAGGTTGTAGTAGAATCTGCAGTTGAAGAAACTGAAGTGGTTGAAGAGCCTAAGTTTTCAGAGGAAGAGGTAGTGGTAGTTAAGTCTTTGGAGGAGGAGGTAGTACTAGAACCAGAAATTGATGAAACAGAAGGGGTAGAAGAGCTAGATTCTGAAGTAGCACTTCCTGTTAGCATGCCTGGTACTGATGAAATGGCTGAGGAAATCCCAGATGTAAGAAAGGAAACGAAACGTAGATTCTATATCCATTCGAAGTTGTTTTATACTATTTTCCTTGTCATGATTGCTTGTTTATCAATCTCAGTGACTGATTCTCCAATCCTCAATGGTTATGGAGTCAAAGATTTGAAACTCACCAATATCTCTTACTTGGGATCACAAATTTCTGTGTTGTTTCAATCTACTTTGAATGATCAGTTGAAGGGGAGTTCGGGTTTTAGTCCAGTACAGTTTGTAGACATCACTGCTGATCTTGAAGGGGGTAGTAAATGGGAGTTAGAAGAGGATAGAGAGTTTGAGGAattggaagaagatgatgagttGGACAATGATATAGAACCTGAGAAAATGGTAGAaaaagttgaagaagatgaggtgGATGAGGATGTTGAGTCTGATGTTGAAGGatctgaagaagaagatgatgaaaaccCTGGATTTGGTGACAGCAGTGAAATGGAATTTGGGGAAAAACTTGAGTTTGAGATTGAGGTTAAAGAGGATAATGCCAAAGCTGAAGAGGCTGAATTTGAATTGGAGAATGAGGTTGAAGAAGATGTTGGCTCTGCTGAAGCATATGAAGGAGAGGTTTATTCTGATTTTGGTGCCAACATGGAAATGGAATCTAAAGAAAGTTTTGTGTTAGAAGTAGAGGATGGTCAGAATCAAAAGCAAGAGCTCATGGCTTCTCGCTATGATTCTGTTAAAGCTGATGACTTAGTTGCTGCTGCCTCAAAGGACTTCGATATCAAAACCGAAGCTGCTACACCCACTGATATTCAGCCTGAAGTAGTCGAAGTGGTTAAATTCCAGGGCGACGATAATGCAAATCCCCATACTGAACTTGAAACCGCTTTGTTGGATGCCAATCTCGAGAGTAAAATTGATGATTTTCGTGTTGAGAAACCCTCAACTTCAGAAATGCTGGCATCTACAATTCAGCAAAGGAGTTCTACAATCCTGGGAATTTCATCGTTTTTACTAGGCGCAGTGGCAGTTGCAGCGTTCGTCTTTCTCAAACAAAAGAACAATCCTGCTGATCCATGTTTGCCCAAGAACCTAGTATCATCAGCTTCTGCAAAGCACATAGTGGAAGAGAAACAATCTTCCAAGGATTGGGAACCAGAAGCCGATGTTGTTGCAGAGTCTTGCCCCTCGGAAATGAGCAGCTTTGAAGTGAGCACATCTCACAGCAGAAAGGATGCTGCAATGAAAACCAGCAGAGCTCAGAAACAGGAAAGAAAACCGAGCAAAAGCAGCAGTTCGAGAAGGGAGTCAGTTGCTGCTTCTTCAGATTACTCTCTCGGTTCGCCATCGCCTTCTTATGGAAGTTTCACCACCTATGAAAGGATCCCAATCAAGCAT AGAAGTGGTGGAGGTGAAGAAATTATTACACCTGTCAGGCGGTCTAGCAGAATTAGAAGCAGCAGCCAAGTCTGA
- the LOC116020384 gene encoding uncharacterized protein LOC116020384 isoform X2, whose protein sequence is MATSSNRSLSPVPLRPHRRSFSGSPSPNPFPLTNPRRSFNPITPANSPADSGRRGFPVKEEDFAEKENERAAKLPSPAKGSKNFMSPTISAASKICASPKKKVLVDRNEPVRSSITLCDGKATFFSSISSESTEYSKPKPEITGILDHKEDVLPVTKALKRVKFAEVPLYCENVSDSLSETVVTDSDCFTAETSLKNISSCSTLSSPSTNIAPLDADPSPSPYDPKTNYLSPRPQFLHYRPNPRIDVLRSLDKGGDMGEPKLLDESFMSEIVSENSDSESQMEDSQKESEDSSSSEAEVVVESAVEETEVVEEPKFSEEEVVVVKSLEEEVVLEPEIDETEGVEELDSEVALPVSMPGTDEMAEEIPDVRKETKRRFYIHSKLFYTIFLVMIACLSISVTDSPILNGYGVKDLKLTNISYLGSQISVLFQSTLNDQLKGSSGFSPVQFVDITADLEGGSKWELEEDREFEELEEDDELDNDIEPEKMVEKVEEDEVDEDVESDVEGSEEEDDENPGFGDSSEMEFGEKLEFEIEVKEDNAKAEEAEFELENEVEEDVGSAEAYEGEVYSDFGANMEMESKESFVLEVEDGQNQKQELMASRYDSVKADDLVAAASKDFDIKTEAATPTDIQPEVVEVVKFQGDDNANPHTELETALLDANLESKIDDFRVEKPSTSEMLASTIQQRSSTILGISSFLLGAVAVAAFVFLKQKNNPADPCLPKNLVSSASAKHIVEEKQSSKDWEPEADVVAESCPSEMSSFEVSTSHSRKDAAMKTSRAQKQERKPSKSSSSRRESVAASSDYSLGSPSPSYGSFTTYERIPIKHWWR, encoded by the exons ATGGCTACCTCCTCCAATAGATCTCTGTCCCCGGTGCCGTTAAGGCCACACAGAAGAAGTTTCAGTGGCAGCCCTTCTCCCAACCCTTTTCCGCTCACGAACCCTAGGCGAAGCTTCAACCCCATCACGCCCGCTAATAGCCCTGCAG ATTCTGGAAGGAGGGGTTTTCCGGTGAAAGAGGAGGATTTCGCGGAGAAAGAAAACGAAAGAGCGGCGAAACTCCCGTCACCGGCGAAGGGCTCCAAGAATTTCATGTCGCCGACGATTTCCGCCGCTTCCAAGATCTGCGCATCGCCCAAGAAGAAGGTCTTGGTGGACAGAAATGAGCCTGTTCGGTCTTCAATCACGTTGTGTGACGGTAAAGCTACGTTCTTTTCATCGATTTCTTCAGAATCTACGGAATATTCGAAGCCAAAGCCCGAGATTACGGGCATTCTGGACCATAAGGAGGATGTTCTTCCAGTTACAAAAGCCTTGAAAAGGGTAAAATTTGCTGAGGTACCTTTATATTGTGAAAATGTTTCTGATTCATTATCCGAGACAGTAGTAACAGACTCCGATTGTTTCACTGCTGAAACATCCTTAAAGAACATAAGTTCTTGTTCCACTTTGTCTTCTCCTAGTACTAATATAGCTCCACTTGATGCTGATCCATCTCCCAGCCCTTATGATCCCAAGACTAATTACCTTTCTCCTAGGCCTCAGTTTCTTCACTACAGACCAAATCCAAGAATTGATGTTCTTAGAAGTTTGGATAAGGGTGGTGATATGGGGGAGCCTAAGCTGCTAGATGAGAGTTTTATGTCTGAAATTGTGTCTGAGAACTCTGACTCTGAGTCTCAGATGGAAGATTCTCAGAAGGAATCTGaggattcttcttcttcagagGCAGAGGTTGTAGTAGAATCTGCAGTTGAAGAAACTGAAGTGGTTGAAGAGCCTAAGTTTTCAGAGGAAGAGGTAGTGGTAGTTAAGTCTTTGGAGGAGGAGGTAGTACTAGAACCAGAAATTGATGAAACAGAAGGGGTAGAAGAGCTAGATTCTGAAGTAGCACTTCCTGTTAGCATGCCTGGTACTGATGAAATGGCTGAGGAAATCCCAGATGTAAGAAAGGAAACGAAACGTAGATTCTATATCCATTCGAAGTTGTTTTATACTATTTTCCTTGTCATGATTGCTTGTTTATCAATCTCAGTGACTGATTCTCCAATCCTCAATGGTTATGGAGTCAAAGATTTGAAACTCACCAATATCTCTTACTTGGGATCACAAATTTCTGTGTTGTTTCAATCTACTTTGAATGATCAGTTGAAGGGGAGTTCGGGTTTTAGTCCAGTACAGTTTGTAGACATCACTGCTGATCTTGAAGGGGGTAGTAAATGGGAGTTAGAAGAGGATAGAGAGTTTGAGGAattggaagaagatgatgagttGGACAATGATATAGAACCTGAGAAAATGGTAGAaaaagttgaagaagatgaggtgGATGAGGATGTTGAGTCTGATGTTGAAGGatctgaagaagaagatgatgaaaaccCTGGATTTGGTGACAGCAGTGAAATGGAATTTGGGGAAAAACTTGAGTTTGAGATTGAGGTTAAAGAGGATAATGCCAAAGCTGAAGAGGCTGAATTTGAATTGGAGAATGAGGTTGAAGAAGATGTTGGCTCTGCTGAAGCATATGAAGGAGAGGTTTATTCTGATTTTGGTGCCAACATGGAAATGGAATCTAAAGAAAGTTTTGTGTTAGAAGTAGAGGATGGTCAGAATCAAAAGCAAGAGCTCATGGCTTCTCGCTATGATTCTGTTAAAGCTGATGACTTAGTTGCTGCTGCCTCAAAGGACTTCGATATCAAAACCGAAGCTGCTACACCCACTGATATTCAGCCTGAAGTAGTCGAAGTGGTTAAATTCCAGGGCGACGATAATGCAAATCCCCATACTGAACTTGAAACCGCTTTGTTGGATGCCAATCTCGAGAGTAAAATTGATGATTTTCGTGTTGAGAAACCCTCAACTTCAGAAATGCTGGCATCTACAATTCAGCAAAGGAGTTCTACAATCCTGGGAATTTCATCGTTTTTACTAGGCGCAGTGGCAGTTGCAGCGTTCGTCTTTCTCAAACAAAAGAACAATCCTGCTGATCCATGTTTGCCCAAGAACCTAGTATCATCAGCTTCTGCAAAGCACATAGTGGAAGAGAAACAATCTTCCAAGGATTGGGAACCAGAAGCCGATGTTGTTGCAGAGTCTTGCCCCTCGGAAATGAGCAGCTTTGAAGTGAGCACATCTCACAGCAGAAAGGATGCTGCAATGAAAACCAGCAGAGCTCAGAAACAGGAAAGAAAACCGAGCAAAAGCAGCAGTTCGAGAAGGGAGTCAGTTGCTGCTTCTTCAGATTACTCTCTCGGTTCGCCATCGCCTTCTTATGGAAGTTTCACCACCTATGAAAGGATCCCAATCAAGCAT TGGTGGAGGTGA
- the LOC116029198 gene encoding agamous-like MADS-box protein AGL62 → MAKTSKGRQRVEMVKMQNENNLQVTFSKRRAGLFKKASELSTLCGVDVGIIVFSPGKKVFSFGHPSVEAVVERFLGGDDAAGNGGGGVASTTEQLIEAHRNARVQELSVELTRLEAMIVSEKKRGEAIDEAAAANREAQGWVRGSHDELSLEQLQALKNGMENLMRETHQKAQQLMAMQGNSGFPFNPYASGGVFSGGALPFNSGVAGAHPFNSGGAAAASSSSHG, encoded by the coding sequence ATGGCGAAAACAAGTAAGGGCAGGCAAAGGGTTGAAATGGTGAAGATGCAGAACGAGAACAACCTTCAAGTCACTTTCTCGAAACGCCGGGCCGGACTTTTCAAGAAAGCCAGCGAGCTTTCGACCCTTTGCGGCGTCGATGTTGGGATTATCGTTTTCTCGCCGGGGAAGAAGGTTTTCTCGTTCGGCCACCCGAGCGTGGAGGCGGTGGTGGAGAGGTTTCTCGGCGGCGACGATGCGGCGGgtaacggcggcggcggcgttgCGTCGACGACGGAGCAGCTGATTGAGGCGCACCGGAACGCGAGAGTCCAGGAGCTGAGCGTGGAGCTGACGCGCCTAGAGGCGATGATTGTGTCGGAGAAGAAGAGGGGCGAGGCGATTGATGAAGCCGCGGCGGCGAACCGTGAAGCTCAGGGATGGGTGAGAGGCTCTCACGATGAGCTCAGCTTGGAGCAGCTTCAAGCTTTGAAAAATGGAATGGAGAATTTGATGAGAGAAACTCATCAGAAAGCTCAGCAGCTTATGGCGATGCAGGGAAATAGTGGGTTCCCATTTAACCCATATGCATCTGGCGGCGTTTTTTCCGGCGGAGCTCTTCCTTTTAATAGTGGTGTCGCCGGAGCTCATCCATTCAATAGTGGTGGCGCCGCCGCAGCTTCATCAAGTAGCCACGGCTAG
- the LOC116017847 gene encoding agamous-like MADS-box protein AGL62, which yields MARKCKGRQKIEMTRMSKESNLLVTFSKRRSGLFKKASELSTLCGVEIAIIVFSPGKKVFSFGHPCVDAVVDRFLARSPPPQPAAASNTSQLIEAHRNASVRELNVQLMEILSQAELEKKRGEELTKMRKESARKWWWESPVGELGLEELEQLKVAMEELKSGVGKQMEKLVVEASNPNLYFGGGAASSSTSKGLGLFDEAKGSSGLGLSVTPHHHLHGFANFGYGGRGFF from the coding sequence ATGGCGAGGAAGTGTAAGGGGAGACAAAAGATCGAGATGACGAGGATGTCGAAGGAGAGCAATCTTCTGGTGACGTTCTCGAAGCGGCGGTCGGGTCTGTTCAAGAAAGCGAGCGAGCTGAGCACTCTGTGCGGGGTGGAGATCGCCATCATCGTGTTCTCGCCCGGGAAGAAGGTGTTCTCGTTCGGGCACCCGTGCGTGGACGCGGTGGTGGACCGTTTCCTGGCCCGGAGCCCGCCGCCCCAGCCGGCGGCCGCCTCGAACACCTCGCAGCTGATCGAGGCGCACCGAAACGCGAGCGTGCGGGAGCTGAACGTGCAGCTGATGGAGATCCTGAGCCAGGCCGAGCTGGAGAAGAAGCGGGGCGAGGAGCTGACGAAGATGAGGAAGGAGAGCGCGAGAAAATGGTGGTGGGAGAGCCCCGTGGGGGAGCTCGGCCTGGAGGAGCTGGAGCAGCTGAAAGTGGCCATGGAGGAGCTGAAGAGCGGCGTGGGGAAACAGATGGAGAAGCTAGTGGTGGAGGCTTCGAACCCTAATCTCTACTTTGGAGGAGGGGCGGCTTCGTCGTCTACCTCCAAGGGATTAGGGTTGTTTGATGAGGCTAAGGGTTCTTCTGGGCTTGGCCTCTCTGTCACCCCTCATCACCATCTTCATGGTTTTGCCAACTTTGGCTATGGCGGTCGTGGCTTCTTTTGA
- the LOC115999811 gene encoding spore wall protein 2-like isoform X1, translated as MYKQSPSGRMNRSRGFKVKNILQICVLLAVCLWLVYQVKQSHEKKKQFEGNESSLSQKTGSSDGGPNLGRKYLPDSKGIANSDEERGMEVEEDELEQDNNSERKNDEGRGGGDDDLEERDREKNDVEVEREDEAVGEERDSDDNNGEGQDENSEDNENDEDSGSKHEAQEVLYKADDASSAVTHDTQEVTTENENSSTEEVSENSEVNVLEQAGEVNNDKEISDGQDTTPVQDHTTGHEESQGTSSTNVTSIEGLNGHPVERNLTEKTGEANDLPIEKRAQSNLDSTQYNNVTSSDKTAGEGSNLGNTTLEQNDDSNLTTLKNEDAESTQSDSSAESNHSKSSVSVHGHPRFTIEDDRWSTTIDSFDATDAEKSGTVDETGSVDEQFESFNTENIGEIEDLIDSSDSSFSLDEKDVRNDLETLPEIQTEGSNTEDLAAK; from the coding sequence ATGTACAAGCAGTCGCCTAGTGGGAGGATGAATAGATCGAGAGGATTTAAGGTGAAGAACATTCTGCAAATCTGTGTGTTGCTCGCGGTTTGCCTTTGGCTGGTTTACCAAGTGAAACAGTCCCACGAGAAGAAGAAACAGTTTGAAGGGAACGAGTCGAGTTTGTCTCAGAAAACAGGAAGCAGCGATGGCGGTCCAAATTTAGGACGAAAATACCTCCCCGACTCGAAGGGAATAGCTAATAGTGATGAGGAGCGTGGCATGGAAGTGGAAGAAGATGAGCTAGAGCAAGACAACAACTCTGAGCGGAAGAACGATGAAGGTAGAGGAGGTGGAGATGACGATTTAGAAGAACGTGATCGGGAGAAAAATGACGTTGAGGTTGAGCGAGAAGACGAAGCGGTAGGTGAGGAAAGAGATTCTGATGACAATAACGGTGAAGGGCAGGACGAGAATTCCGAGGACAATGAAAACGATGAGGATTCGGGGAGTAAGCACGAGGCACAAGAGGTACTATATAAAGCAGACGATGCTTCAAGTGCAGTAACTCATGACACGCAAGAGGTCACCACTGAAAACGAGAACAGTAGCACGGAGGAAGTAAGCGAGAATTCTGAGGTAAATGTTCTGGAACAGGCAGGCGAAGTCAATAACGACAAGGAAATTAGCGATGGTCAAGACACGACACCCGTGCAAGATCATACAACAGGCCACGAAGAATCTCAGGGTACTTCATCCACCAATGTAACTAGTATTGAAGGGCTAAATGGTCATCCCGTGGAAAGAAATTTGACAGAGAAGACCGGGGAGGCAAATGATTTACCCATCGAGAAAAGAGCACAGTCAAATTTGGATTCTACTCAGTACAACAATGTTACTTCGAGTGATAAAACTGCCGGGGAAGGCTCTAACTTGGGAAACACAACTTTGGAGCAAAACGATGATTCTAATTTAACAACTTTAAAAAACGAGGATGCAGAATCAACCCAATCAGATTCCTCAGCTGAATCTAATCACTCAAAATCTTCTGTATCGGTACATGGTCATCCTCGGTTCACAATAGAGGATGACCGATGGTCCACAACAATAGATTCCTTCGATGCTACTGATGCTGAGAAATCTGGAACTGTCGATGAAACAGGCAGTGTAGACGAACAGTTCGAGTCCTTCAATACTGAGAACATAGGTGAAATCGAAGATCTGATTGACTCCTCCGATTCATCGTTTTCCCTGGATGAGAAAGATGTACGCAATGATCTCGAAACTCTTCCAGAAATACAAACCGAAGGAAGTAACACCGAAGATCTTGCAGCAAAATGA
- the LOC115999811 gene encoding spore wall protein 2-like isoform X2, whose amino-acid sequence MNRSRGFKVKNILQICVLLAVCLWLVYQVKQSHEKKKQFEGNESSLSQKTGSSDGGPNLGRKYLPDSKGIANSDEERGMEVEEDELEQDNNSERKNDEGRGGGDDDLEERDREKNDVEVEREDEAVGEERDSDDNNGEGQDENSEDNENDEDSGSKHEAQEVLYKADDASSAVTHDTQEVTTENENSSTEEVSENSEVNVLEQAGEVNNDKEISDGQDTTPVQDHTTGHEESQGTSSTNVTSIEGLNGHPVERNLTEKTGEANDLPIEKRAQSNLDSTQYNNVTSSDKTAGEGSNLGNTTLEQNDDSNLTTLKNEDAESTQSDSSAESNHSKSSVSVHGHPRFTIEDDRWSTTIDSFDATDAEKSGTVDETGSVDEQFESFNTENIGEIEDLIDSSDSSFSLDEKDVRNDLETLPEIQTEGSNTEDLAAK is encoded by the coding sequence ATGAATAGATCGAGAGGATTTAAGGTGAAGAACATTCTGCAAATCTGTGTGTTGCTCGCGGTTTGCCTTTGGCTGGTTTACCAAGTGAAACAGTCCCACGAGAAGAAGAAACAGTTTGAAGGGAACGAGTCGAGTTTGTCTCAGAAAACAGGAAGCAGCGATGGCGGTCCAAATTTAGGACGAAAATACCTCCCCGACTCGAAGGGAATAGCTAATAGTGATGAGGAGCGTGGCATGGAAGTGGAAGAAGATGAGCTAGAGCAAGACAACAACTCTGAGCGGAAGAACGATGAAGGTAGAGGAGGTGGAGATGACGATTTAGAAGAACGTGATCGGGAGAAAAATGACGTTGAGGTTGAGCGAGAAGACGAAGCGGTAGGTGAGGAAAGAGATTCTGATGACAATAACGGTGAAGGGCAGGACGAGAATTCCGAGGACAATGAAAACGATGAGGATTCGGGGAGTAAGCACGAGGCACAAGAGGTACTATATAAAGCAGACGATGCTTCAAGTGCAGTAACTCATGACACGCAAGAGGTCACCACTGAAAACGAGAACAGTAGCACGGAGGAAGTAAGCGAGAATTCTGAGGTAAATGTTCTGGAACAGGCAGGCGAAGTCAATAACGACAAGGAAATTAGCGATGGTCAAGACACGACACCCGTGCAAGATCATACAACAGGCCACGAAGAATCTCAGGGTACTTCATCCACCAATGTAACTAGTATTGAAGGGCTAAATGGTCATCCCGTGGAAAGAAATTTGACAGAGAAGACCGGGGAGGCAAATGATTTACCCATCGAGAAAAGAGCACAGTCAAATTTGGATTCTACTCAGTACAACAATGTTACTTCGAGTGATAAAACTGCCGGGGAAGGCTCTAACTTGGGAAACACAACTTTGGAGCAAAACGATGATTCTAATTTAACAACTTTAAAAAACGAGGATGCAGAATCAACCCAATCAGATTCCTCAGCTGAATCTAATCACTCAAAATCTTCTGTATCGGTACATGGTCATCCTCGGTTCACAATAGAGGATGACCGATGGTCCACAACAATAGATTCCTTCGATGCTACTGATGCTGAGAAATCTGGAACTGTCGATGAAACAGGCAGTGTAGACGAACAGTTCGAGTCCTTCAATACTGAGAACATAGGTGAAATCGAAGATCTGATTGACTCCTCCGATTCATCGTTTTCCCTGGATGAGAAAGATGTACGCAATGATCTCGAAACTCTTCCAGAAATACAAACCGAAGGAAGTAACACCGAAGATCTTGCAGCAAAATGA
- the LOC116029307 gene encoding pathogenesis-related protein 1A-like, which yields MALAMIQASASLGDADQKEFLDVHNKARAAVGVPPITWNATLEAYAKAYAAKRAADCALEHSHGPYAENILQGPAEFPAALATKTWVDEKAYYDYKSNSCTGGQECRHYKSVVCKNNKFIGCARIKCRNDGGWFATCNYSPGYGCENPY from the coding sequence ATGGCGTTAGCCATGATCCAAGCAAGCGCAAGCCTGGGCGACGCCGACCAGAAGGAGTTCCTCGACGTCCACAACAAGGCCCGAGCCGCCGTGGGCGTTCCGCCGATTACGTGGAACGCCACGTTGGAGGCGTACGCGAAGGCGTACGCGGCGAAGCGGGCGGCGGACTGCGCGTTGGAGCACTCGCACGGGCCGTACGCGGAGAACATATTGCAGGGGCCGGCGGAGTTCCCGGCGGCGCTGGCGACGAAAACGTGGGTGGACGAGAAGGCTTATTATGACTATAAATCGAATAGTTGCACGGGAGGGCAAGAGTGCCGGCACTACAAAAGCGTGGTGTGCAAGAACAATAAGTTCATCGGGTGTGCTAGGATCAAATGCCGTAACGACGGCGGATGGTTCGCCACCTGCAACTATTCGCCTGGGTACGGCTGCGAAAACCCTTACTAA
- the LOC116029371 gene encoding pathogenesis-related protein 1A1-like, producing the protein MEFSFLHVSVVIIALATITQTSFAQPACESDCIKEFLDVHNAAREIVGVPPVKWNSTLAEFAESYAAERSVDCALKHSQGPYGENIALAGLKSSVAESVKG; encoded by the coding sequence atggagTTTTCTTTTCTGCATGTTTCTGTCGTCATAATTGCCTTAGCCACTATTACCCAGACATCTTTTGCCCAACCCGCCTGTGAATCTGATTGCATTAAAGAGTTTCTTGACGTACATAACGCGGCTCGAGAAATAGTTGGCGTTCCACCTGTTAAGTGGAACTCCACCTTAGCAGAGTTTGCCGAATCCTATGCTGCTGAGAGGTCTGTTGATTGTGCGTTGAAGCACTCACAAGGACCGTATGGGGAAAACATCGCATTGGCCGGTTTGAAATCGTCTGTTGCAGAATCTGTTAAGGGATGA